From Mycolicibacterium cosmeticum, a single genomic window includes:
- a CDS encoding WhiB family transcriptional regulator: MDFDAVAADEEDDQWQERALCAQTDPEAFFPEKGGSTREAKRICQGCEVRDRCLEYALANDERFGIWGGLSERERRRLKRGII; this comes from the coding sequence ATGGACTTCGACGCGGTCGCGGCCGACGAAGAGGACGATCAGTGGCAGGAGCGTGCCCTGTGCGCGCAGACCGACCCTGAGGCCTTCTTCCCCGAAAAGGGCGGCTCCACCCGCGAGGCGAAGCGCATCTGCCAGGGATGCGAGGTTCGTGATCGCTGCCTGGAGTACGCGCTGGCCAACGATGAGCGATTCGGTATCTGGGGTGGGTTGTCCGAGAGGGAGAGACGCCGCCTCAAGCGCGGCATCATCTGA
- a CDS encoding IS481 family transposase, which yields MSHRNAPLSETGRLRLARCVVEEGWPLRRAAERFQVAVTTASRWAGRYREFGEAGMSDRSSRPHRSPTQTPTRTERRIVKVRVIRRWGPARIAYLLGLNVSTVHRVLTRYGLSKLRWLDRPTGRVIRRMESAFPGDLVHIDVKKLGKIPAGGGWRKLGLTTGKKNSRADRSTGLLDKYRRPARGYHFLHTAIDAHSRLAYSELLADERKDTAAEFWIRANAWFMECGINVRNVLTDNGSCYRSHPFRDALAVTNISHRRTRPYRPQTNGKVERFHRTLADEWAYARLYTTDAERCEEFPRWLHTYNHHRGHTALGGQPPATRVPNLSGQYN from the coding sequence ATGTCCCACCGTAATGCGCCCCTGTCCGAAACTGGACGGCTGCGACTGGCTCGTTGTGTCGTTGAGGAGGGTTGGCCCCTTCGACGTGCTGCTGAACGGTTCCAGGTGGCTGTCACCACCGCCAGTCGGTGGGCCGGACGCTACCGTGAGTTCGGCGAGGCCGGTATGAGTGATCGCAGCTCACGACCGCATCGCAGCCCGACGCAAACACCCACACGTACCGAACGGCGCATCGTCAAGGTGCGTGTCATCCGGCGGTGGGGGCCGGCGCGGATCGCGTATCTGCTGGGTCTGAATGTCTCCACAGTGCACCGTGTTCTGACCCGCTACGGGTTGTCCAAACTCCGGTGGCTGGACCGTCCGACCGGCCGAGTCATCCGTCGGATGGAGTCGGCTTTTCCCGGCGACCTGGTTCACATCGATGTCAAGAAACTTGGCAAGATCCCCGCTGGCGGGGGCTGGCGCAAGCTCGGCTTGACGACAGGCAAGAAGAACTCGCGGGCTGATCGCAGCACCGGCCTGCTCGACAAGTACCGGCGCCCGGCGCGGGGCTATCACTTCCTGCACACCGCAATCGATGCTCACTCCCGGCTGGCTTACAGCGAACTGCTCGCCGATGAGCGCAAAGATACCGCTGCCGAGTTCTGGATCCGCGCAAACGCCTGGTTCATGGAGTGCGGTATCAATGTCAGGAATGTGCTGACAGACAACGGATCCTGTTACCGCTCGCATCCTTTCCGGGATGCACTCGCCGTCACCAACATCAGCCACCGCAGAACTCGCCCCTACCGACCCCAGACCAACGGCAAGGTCGAGCGCTTTCACCGCACCCTGGCCGACGAATGGGCCTACGCCCGGCTCTACACCACCGACGCAGAACGCTGCGAAGAGTTCCCCCGCTGGCTCCACACCTACAATCACCATCGCGGCCACACCGCGCTCGGCGGCCAACCACCCGCCACCCGCGTACCTAACCTCTCAGGTCAGTACAACTAG
- a CDS encoding metallopeptidase family protein, with amino-acid sequence MRGPLLPPTVPGWRSRAERFDMAVLEAYEPIERRWHDRVATLDVAVDEIPRIAPKDPDSVQWPPEVVADGPIALARLIPAGVDVRGNSTRARIVLFRKPIERRAKDADDLSDLLHEVLVAQVATYLGVEPSVIDPSIEDD; translated from the coding sequence ATGCGCGGGCCGCTGCTGCCGCCGACGGTGCCGGGCTGGCGCAGTCGGGCCGAGCGTTTCGACATGGCGGTGCTGGAGGCCTACGAACCGATCGAGCGCCGCTGGCATGACCGGGTGGCCACCCTCGACGTCGCGGTCGACGAGATCCCGCGGATCGCCCCCAAGGATCCCGACAGCGTGCAGTGGCCACCGGAGGTGGTCGCCGACGGTCCGATCGCCCTGGCCCGGCTGATCCCGGCCGGCGTGGATGTCCGCGGGAATTCCACCCGTGCGCGAATTGTGTTGTTCCGCAAGCCGATCGAACGCCGCGCCAAGGACGCCGACGATCTGTCGGATCTTTTGCATGAGGTATTGGTGGCGCAGGTGGCCACCTATCTGGGTGTCGAACCGTCGGTCATCGACCCGTCGATCGAAGACGACTAG
- a CDS encoding DUF3499 domain-containing protein, whose product MNVPRRCCRPGCPHYAVATLTFVYSDSTAVVGPLATVSEPHSWDLCVVHAGRITAPRGWELVRHAGPLPAHPDEDDLVALADAVRERNDGLPSMVNGVTAGFSDPSTGVPGGALIAPPIRRPETNGRRRGHLRVLPDPPETGAE is encoded by the coding sequence GTGAATGTTCCCCGTCGCTGCTGCCGGCCCGGGTGCCCGCACTACGCCGTGGCGACGCTGACCTTCGTCTATTCGGACTCGACAGCCGTCGTCGGACCCCTGGCGACCGTGTCCGAGCCGCACTCGTGGGATCTGTGCGTCGTCCACGCCGGACGGATCACCGCGCCGCGCGGCTGGGAGTTGGTGCGTCATGCCGGGCCGTTGCCCGCGCATCCCGACGAGGACGATCTGGTCGCGCTCGCCGACGCCGTGCGGGAACGCAACGACGGCCTGCCCTCGATGGTGAACGGCGTCACCGCGGGCTTCTCCGACCCGTCGACAGGTGTTCCCGGCGGCGCGTTGATCGCGCCGCCGATCCGCCGCCCGGAAACCAACGGACGCCGTCGCGGTCACCTGCGGGTGCTGCCCGACCCGCCGGAGACCGGCGCCGAATAG
- a CDS encoding phosphomannomutase/phosphoglucomutase, whose amino-acid sequence MPRPAAAVNAVIKAYDVRGLVGEQIDEAFVRDVGAAFARLVRADQSRATQVVIGHDMRSSSPALSEAFAEGVTAQGLDVVRIGLASTDQLYFASGLLDCPGAMFTASHNPAAYNGIKLCRAGAKPVGRETGLATIADEVIAGVPAYDGAPGAVQDRDVLDDYGAFLRSLVDLTDLRPLRVAVDAGNGMGGHTTPAVLGAIPGLTVLPLYFELDGTFPNHEANPLDPANLVDLQAHVITTGADIGLAFDGDADRCFVVDEKGIPVSPSAVTALVAGRELGREIGATVIYNLITSRAVPELIVERGGTAVRSRVGHSYIKALMADSGAIFGGEHSAHYYFRDFWGADSGMLAALHVLAALGEQQRPLSELMADYHRYEASGEINFTVGDAPAVVDSVLTAFGTRIHSIDHLDGVTVDLGDGRWFNLRSSNTEPLLRLNVEARTGEEVDEIVHEVGELIAGASESVP is encoded by the coding sequence ATGCCTCGGCCCGCCGCCGCCGTGAATGCTGTGATCAAGGCCTACGACGTACGCGGCCTGGTCGGAGAGCAGATCGACGAGGCATTCGTGCGCGATGTCGGCGCCGCCTTCGCCCGGCTGGTGCGTGCGGACCAGTCCCGAGCGACCCAGGTGGTCATCGGTCACGACATGCGCAGCAGTTCGCCCGCGCTGTCCGAGGCGTTCGCCGAGGGCGTCACCGCGCAGGGGCTGGACGTGGTGCGGATCGGGCTGGCCTCGACCGACCAGCTGTACTTCGCCTCCGGGTTGCTGGACTGCCCGGGTGCCATGTTCACCGCCAGCCACAACCCGGCCGCCTACAACGGCATCAAGCTGTGCCGGGCCGGCGCCAAGCCGGTCGGTCGCGAGACAGGTTTGGCCACGATCGCCGACGAGGTGATCGCCGGGGTGCCGGCCTACGACGGAGCGCCGGGTGCGGTGCAGGACCGGGACGTGCTCGACGACTACGGCGCCTTCCTGCGTTCCCTGGTCGACCTGACCGATCTGCGCCCGCTGCGGGTGGCCGTCGACGCGGGCAACGGGATGGGTGGGCACACCACGCCCGCCGTGCTGGGCGCGATCCCCGGGCTCACCGTCCTGCCGTTGTATTTCGAACTCGACGGCACCTTCCCCAACCACGAAGCCAACCCGCTGGATCCGGCCAATCTGGTGGATCTGCAGGCGCACGTCATCACCACCGGGGCCGATATCGGCCTGGCCTTCGACGGCGACGCCGACCGTTGTTTCGTCGTCGACGAGAAGGGCATCCCCGTCTCGCCGTCGGCGGTCACCGCGCTGGTGGCCGGCCGGGAACTGGGACGCGAGATCGGGGCCACGGTCATCTACAACCTGATCACCTCCCGCGCCGTGCCAGAGCTGATCGTCGAGCGCGGCGGCACCGCGGTGCGCTCCCGGGTGGGCCACTCCTACATCAAGGCGCTGATGGCCGACAGTGGGGCCATCTTCGGCGGCGAGCATTCCGCGCATTACTACTTCCGCGATTTCTGGGGTGCCGACTCCGGCATGTTGGCGGCCCTGCACGTGCTGGCGGCCCTGGGTGAGCAGCAGCGCCCGCTGTCGGAACTGATGGCCGACTACCACCGCTACGAGGCATCCGGGGAGATCAACTTCACCGTCGGCGACGCCCCCGCGGTGGTCGACTCGGTGCTCACCGCCTTCGGCACCCGGATCCATTCCATCGACCACCTCGACGGGGTGACCGTCGATCTCGGTGACGGTCGGTGGTTCAACCTGCGCAGCTCCAACACCGAGCCGCTGCTGCGGCTCAACGTGGAGGCGCGCACCGGCGAAGAGGTCGACGAGATCGTGCACGAAGTGGGCGAACTCATTGCCGGGGCAAGCGAGTCGGTGCCGTGA
- a CDS encoding TobH protein — MTSRAATIDLDDVEGLLAADRDGLLRAAAMSGAQVRAVAAAVDEGALDPVRSDLPPRTLIWVATGGPALAAGTLLSAALGASTSVPMVPAAEVPPWIGALDVLVVAGADAGDPVLVAAAATGVRRGARVIVVAPHEGPLRDVTAGRAALLPPRLPVPEEFALCRYLAAGAAVLAVLDAGMRVDVGALADELDAEALRNSASRELFTNPAKTIAEQLTGREVVFAGDTAASVALAHHASAVLLRTGQQVVAAAGLADVLVAAGELNSGPADYETALFHDEEIDGPLPARVRVVVLTSDEQRPAVVARTESLADIMVLSADDVPDMATPRAAGRPEQQLAMLAVRLEMTAVYLRLARG; from the coding sequence GTGACGTCGCGGGCCGCCACGATCGATCTGGACGACGTCGAGGGGCTACTCGCCGCCGATCGGGATGGTCTGTTGCGTGCCGCTGCGATGTCCGGAGCCCAGGTGCGGGCCGTCGCGGCCGCCGTCGACGAAGGCGCCCTCGACCCGGTGCGCTCCGATCTGCCGCCCCGCACCCTGATCTGGGTTGCCACCGGCGGCCCGGCCCTGGCGGCGGGAACGTTGTTGTCGGCGGCGCTGGGCGCCTCGACATCGGTGCCGATGGTGCCGGCCGCCGAGGTGCCGCCGTGGATCGGCGCCCTCGACGTGCTGGTGGTGGCCGGGGCCGACGCAGGGGACCCGGTCCTGGTCGCGGCGGCCGCCACCGGCGTGCGCCGGGGCGCGAGGGTGATCGTCGTCGCGCCGCACGAGGGCCCGCTGCGTGACGTCACGGCCGGTCGCGCCGCGCTGTTGCCGCCCCGCTTGCCGGTGCCCGAGGAGTTCGCGCTGTGCCGCTACCTGGCCGCCGGTGCCGCGGTCCTGGCCGTTCTGGATGCGGGCATGCGCGTCGATGTCGGCGCGCTGGCCGACGAGTTGGATGCCGAGGCGTTGCGCAACAGCGCTTCCCGCGAGCTGTTCACCAATCCGGCCAAGACGATCGCCGAACAGTTGACGGGCCGCGAGGTGGTGTTCGCCGGTGACACCGCCGCCTCGGTCGCGCTCGCGCACCATGCCAGCGCGGTGCTGCTGCGCACCGGTCAGCAGGTGGTCGCCGCCGCGGGCCTGGCCGACGTGTTGGTCGCGGCGGGCGAATTGAATTCCGGGCCCGCCGATTACGAGACGGCGCTGTTCCACGACGAGGAGATCGACGGGCCGCTGCCCGCGCGGGTCCGGGTGGTGGTGCTGACCTCCGACGAACAACGGCCGGCGGTGGTCGCGCGAACCGAAAGCCTGGCCGACATCATGGTGCTCAGCGCCGACGACGTGCCCGACATGGCGACGCCGCGGGCGGCCGGACGCCCCGAACAACAATTGGCCATGCTGGCCGTACGGCTGGAGATGACGGCCGTATACCTGAGACTGGCGCGAGGGTGA
- the manA gene encoding mannose-6-phosphate isomerase, class I: MNLLHGAVRKYAWGSRTAIAEFTGRPSPTVHPEAELWLGAHPGDPAQCETADGVRSLLEMINDDPEGQLGEPIRARFGNALPFLAKVLAADEPLSLQAHPSARQAEQGFEREERLGIPVSAPNRNYRDRSHKPELIVALGPFEALTGFRSAARTVEFMRALAQANPAADLDPYITLLKDQPDADGLRALFTTWITAPQPDLDVLVPAVLDGAVGYLRSGETDFQAEAKTLLELGERYPGDAGVLAAMLLNRITLQAGEAVYLSAGNLHAYLHGVGFEVMANSDNVLRGGLTPKHVDVPELLRVLDFTPTGDAKIVPRPVRDGLEWVYDTPAPEFAVSVLSIEGEHLGHEVDAPAEHDGPQILLCTQGSVEVFAKSETVTLAGGAAAWVAADDGPIRLRAAEPSKLFRVTVNF, encoded by the coding sequence GTGAATCTGCTGCACGGAGCGGTGCGCAAGTATGCCTGGGGGTCGCGGACCGCAATCGCCGAGTTCACCGGGCGGCCCAGTCCCACAGTGCATCCCGAGGCGGAGCTGTGGCTGGGCGCGCATCCGGGGGATCCGGCGCAATGCGAGACCGCCGATGGCGTGCGCTCGCTGCTGGAGATGATCAACGACGACCCCGAAGGCCAGCTCGGCGAACCGATCAGGGCCAGGTTCGGCAACGCGTTGCCGTTCTTGGCCAAGGTGCTGGCCGCCGACGAGCCGTTGTCGCTGCAGGCTCACCCGAGCGCCCGCCAGGCCGAGCAGGGCTTCGAACGGGAAGAGCGGCTTGGCATTCCGGTGTCGGCGCCCAACCGCAACTATCGCGACCGCAGCCACAAGCCGGAGCTGATCGTCGCGCTCGGGCCGTTCGAGGCGCTCACCGGATTCCGCTCGGCGGCACGCACCGTCGAGTTCATGCGAGCGCTGGCGCAGGCCAACCCCGCCGCCGATCTGGACCCGTACATCACCCTGCTCAAGGACCAGCCCGATGCCGACGGTCTGCGGGCGCTGTTCACCACCTGGATCACCGCGCCGCAGCCCGACCTCGACGTCCTGGTGCCCGCGGTGCTCGACGGAGCGGTCGGTTACCTGCGTTCCGGTGAGACGGATTTCCAGGCCGAGGCCAAGACCTTGCTGGAACTCGGGGAGCGCTACCCGGGGGATGCCGGTGTGCTGGCGGCGATGCTGCTCAACCGGATCACGCTGCAGGCCGGGGAGGCGGTCTACCTGTCGGCCGGTAACCTGCACGCCTACCTGCACGGTGTGGGCTTCGAGGTGATGGCCAACTCCGACAACGTGTTACGCGGCGGTCTCACCCCCAAGCACGTCGACGTGCCCGAGTTGCTCCGGGTACTGGATTTCACCCCGACGGGGGACGCCAAGATCGTCCCGCGCCCCGTCCGGGACGGCCTGGAGTGGGTATATGACACCCCGGCGCCGGAGTTCGCGGTCTCTGTGTTGTCGATCGAGGGCGAGCACCTCGGGCACGAGGTCGATGCGCCCGCCGAGCACGACGGGCCGCAGATCCTGCTGTGCACGCAGGGCTCGGTGGAGGTGTTCGCGAAATCGGAGACGGTGACCCTGGCGGGCGGCGCCGCGGCCTGGGTGGCCGCCGACGACGGCCCCATCCGGCTGCGCGCCGCCGAGCCGTCGAAACTCTTCCGGGTCACCGTCAACTTCTGA
- the mdo gene encoding NDMA-dependent methanol dehydrogenase (This methanol dehydrogenase is considered a nicotinoprotein, since its NADP cofactor remains is not dissociable, but instead remains permanently bound. A member of this family has been shown to act as a formaldehyde dismutase, able to convert two molecules of formaldehyde (plus one water molecule) into one of methanol and one of formate, with no net change in its redox state. More recently, it was shown in Mycobacterium smegmatis that this enzyme is critical to ethanol utilization, for which the biosynthesis of the cofactor-like electron carrier mycofactocin is also required.), whose translation MAIELNQIWDFPIKEFHPFPRALLGVGAHDIIGVEAKNLGFKRTLLMTTGLRGSGIIEELTGKIEYQGVEVVLYDKVESNPKDYNVMEAAALYQQEKCDSIISIGGGSSHDAAKGARVVIAHDGRNINEFEGFAKSTNKQNPPHIAVSTTAGTGSETSWAYVITDTSDMEHPHKWVGFDEATIVTLAIDDPLLYYTCPQHFTAYCGFDVLAHGSEPYVSRLDFAPSLGNALYSVELVAKHLREAVFEPRNLKAREGMMNAQYIAGQAFNSGGLGIVHSISHAVSAFFDSHHGLNNAIALPRVWEYNLPSRYERYAQLATAMGVDTRNMTTVQAADAAVEAAIRLAQDVGIPDNFSQVRTDSYAKNRMNTGKYAGRGDVIKGDDKTVLAISEHIQDDWCTPGNPREVTVESMIPVVGHAINESY comes from the coding sequence ATGGCCATTGAGCTGAACCAGATTTGGGACTTCCCGATCAAGGAGTTCCATCCGTTCCCCCGCGCGCTGCTCGGCGTCGGCGCGCACGACATCATCGGTGTGGAAGCCAAGAACCTCGGCTTCAAGCGCACCTTGCTGATGACCACCGGCCTGCGCGGCTCGGGCATCATCGAGGAGCTCACCGGCAAGATCGAATACCAGGGCGTCGAGGTGGTGCTCTACGACAAGGTGGAGTCCAACCCCAAGGACTACAACGTCATGGAGGCCGCCGCGCTGTACCAGCAAGAGAAGTGCGACAGCATCATCTCCATCGGCGGTGGCTCCAGCCACGACGCCGCCAAGGGCGCCCGCGTCGTCATCGCCCACGACGGCCGCAACATCAACGAGTTCGAGGGCTTCGCCAAGTCGACCAACAAGCAGAACCCGCCGCACATCGCGGTATCCACCACGGCCGGAACGGGTTCGGAGACGTCCTGGGCCTACGTCATCACCGACACCTCCGACATGGAGCACCCGCACAAGTGGGTGGGCTTCGACGAGGCCACCATCGTCACCCTGGCGATCGACGACCCGCTGCTGTACTACACCTGCCCGCAGCATTTCACCGCCTACTGCGGATTCGATGTGCTGGCCCACGGCAGCGAGCCGTACGTGTCGCGGCTCGATTTCGCTCCGTCGCTCGGAAACGCCTTGTACTCGGTGGAATTGGTCGCCAAGCACCTGCGTGAGGCGGTGTTCGAACCGCGTAACCTCAAGGCCCGCGAGGGCATGATGAACGCGCAGTACATCGCGGGGCAGGCGTTCAACTCCGGCGGCCTGGGCATCGTGCACTCGATCAGCCATGCCGTCTCGGCGTTCTTCGACAGCCATCACGGACTGAACAACGCCATCGCGCTGCCGCGGGTGTGGGAGTACAACCTGCCGTCGCGCTACGAGCGCTACGCGCAGCTGGCCACCGCCATGGGGGTGGACACCCGGAACATGACCACCGTGCAGGCCGCCGACGCCGCGGTCGAGGCCGCCATCCGGCTGGCCCAAGACGTCGGCATCCCGGACAACTTCTCCCAGGTGCGCACCGACTCGTACGCGAAGAACCGGATGAACACCGGGAAGTACGCCGGGCGGGGTGATGTCATCAAGGGTGACGACAAGACGGTGCTGGCGATCTCCGAGCACATCCAGGACGACTGGTGCACGCCCGGCAATCCCCGCGAGGTCACCGTCGAGTCGATGATTCCCGTTGTGGGGCACGCGATCAACGAGTCCTACTAG
- a CDS encoding MadB family AAA-type ATPase, with protein sequence MTAETVRTLDDPITFGSAAELSTALRQQDYIADDDLATVVHLATALDRPLLLEGPAGVGKTELAKALAAAGGRRLIRLQCYEGLDDNRVLYEWDYAKQLLHVQLLRDRITAATNGIDDIEEASRYLAERDFGLYSEAFLSVRPLLESVLSEQPVVLLVDEVDRTEEAMEALLLEVLAERQVTIPEIGTFVARSVPWVVLTSNDTRELSAALKRRCLHYHLDFPTPQRERAIVGVRAPHVEPAVVAGVVELARMLRELPLRKSPSISEVIDAARAAAILGATDDGVLLSALVKFSSDRDIAVRHLTSTPEQPAPTVPAERATVASRPANTTTAAFRGRGGRR encoded by the coding sequence ATGACCGCTGAGACGGTCCGCACGCTGGACGACCCCATCACCTTCGGCAGCGCGGCCGAACTCTCCACCGCGCTGCGCCAACAGGACTACATCGCCGACGACGACTTGGCCACGGTCGTGCACCTGGCGACCGCGCTGGACCGCCCGTTGCTGTTGGAGGGACCGGCCGGGGTGGGCAAGACCGAACTGGCCAAGGCGCTGGCCGCGGCCGGCGGCAGACGCCTGATCCGCCTGCAGTGCTACGAGGGTCTGGACGACAACCGCGTGCTCTACGAGTGGGACTACGCCAAGCAGCTGCTGCACGTACAGCTGCTGCGCGACCGGATCACCGCCGCCACCAACGGCATCGACGATATCGAGGAGGCGTCCCGGTATCTGGCCGAGCGGGACTTCGGGCTCTACTCGGAGGCCTTCCTCTCGGTGCGGCCCTTGCTGGAGTCGGTGCTGTCCGAGCAGCCGGTGGTGCTGCTCGTCGACGAGGTCGACCGCACCGAGGAGGCGATGGAGGCCCTGCTGCTCGAGGTGCTGGCCGAGCGTCAGGTCACCATCCCCGAGATCGGGACGTTCGTCGCGCGCTCGGTGCCGTGGGTGGTGCTGACGTCCAATGACACCAGGGAGCTGTCCGCGGCGCTGAAACGCCGGTGCCTGCACTACCACCTGGATTTCCCCACCCCGCAACGGGAACGGGCGATCGTCGGGGTCCGCGCCCCGCATGTCGAGCCGGCGGTGGTGGCCGGTGTGGTGGAACTTGCGCGCATGCTGCGCGAGCTGCCGCTGCGCAAGAGCCCGTCGATCTCCGAGGTGATCGACGCGGCCCGGGCGGCCGCCATCCTGGGCGCCACCGATGACGGGGTGCTGCTGTCGGCGCTGGTGAAGTTCAGCAGTGACCGCGATATCGCGGTGCGGCACCTGACCTCCACGCCCGAGCAGCCGGCTCCGACCGTTCCCGCCGAGCGCGCGACCGTGGCGTCGCGGCCGGCGAACACCACCACCGCGGCCTTCCGTGGGCGCGGTGGCCGGCGATGA
- the madC gene encoding MadC family VWA domain-containing protein, with protein sequence MTPSQLLDAVAAAFGQLLRRAGVATSPAEVIEVRRVLGLLGAADREALRAALRATCAKYGREQRGFDRAFEAMFGDAVPAHHEHEAGPSRAHTGSGLPDQLDIDEDAEVGRYAEYNERAAEVGEHFDTPEADKGFNPHKDDDDYSVTGADDHLSVSAEADEGRRGMRYTVEVDRAAAAVAGDLADSVAPVVAGSLSFDDPDSILAWLDAYDPSRTYGGEAGEPLTAEQLSQLTQAVEGFVAALAERSGLTATADTPDTAADTGLAADIDLACHEVLRRMRGAPRPRPRERGRGRLDMRRTSRAALRTDGVPFHLVMRTPLPDRLRLLVIADVSLSVRPVTAFTLRLAQALHRRAHRCRVMAFVDRPVDVTEILLRAGGDDALAAVLAEGQLDLQASSDYGQVFGEMLRGQADALDSRTAVLIVGDGRSGGLPPGVDRLRALRRRVHRLAWVTPEPHRYWRQATCAMPDYAQVCDKVVVAGDADALLARAAELAHALS encoded by the coding sequence ATGACACCGTCGCAACTGCTGGACGCCGTCGCCGCGGCGTTCGGTCAGTTGCTGCGCCGCGCCGGGGTGGCCACCTCACCGGCCGAGGTGATCGAGGTGCGCCGGGTGCTGGGCCTGCTGGGCGCCGCCGACCGCGAGGCGCTGCGTGCCGCGCTGCGGGCCACCTGCGCGAAATACGGTCGTGAACAACGAGGTTTCGACCGCGCGTTCGAGGCCATGTTCGGTGACGCGGTACCGGCACACCACGAACACGAGGCGGGCCCGAGCCGTGCCCACACCGGCTCGGGCCTGCCCGACCAGCTCGACATCGACGAGGATGCCGAGGTCGGTCGGTACGCCGAGTACAACGAGCGGGCCGCCGAGGTGGGGGAGCACTTCGATACTCCGGAGGCCGACAAGGGTTTCAACCCGCACAAGGACGACGACGACTACAGCGTGACGGGGGCCGACGACCACCTGAGCGTGTCCGCGGAAGCCGATGAGGGCCGGCGCGGCATGCGCTACACCGTGGAAGTGGATCGGGCTGCCGCCGCCGTGGCCGGCGATCTCGCGGACTCGGTGGCCCCGGTGGTGGCCGGGTCGCTGAGCTTCGACGATCCCGATTCCATCCTGGCCTGGCTGGACGCCTACGACCCGAGCCGCACCTACGGCGGTGAGGCCGGTGAGCCGTTGACGGCCGAGCAGTTGAGCCAGCTGACGCAGGCCGTCGAGGGGTTCGTCGCGGCGCTGGCCGAGCGCAGCGGGCTCACCGCCACGGCCGACACCCCGGACACCGCCGCCGACACCGGGTTGGCCGCCGATATCGACCTGGCCTGCCATGAGGTGCTGCGCCGGATGCGGGGCGCACCGCGACCGCGCCCCCGCGAACGCGGCAGGGGGCGCCTCGACATGCGCCGCACCAGCCGGGCCGCCCTGCGCACCGACGGGGTGCCGTTCCACCTGGTCATGCGCACCCCGCTGCCGGACCGGCTCCGATTGCTGGTCATCGCCGACGTGTCCCTGTCGGTGCGCCCGGTGACCGCCTTCACCCTGCGGCTGGCCCAGGCCCTGCACCGCCGTGCGCACCGCTGCCGGGTGATGGCCTTCGTCGACCGGCCCGTCGACGTCACCGAGATCCTGCTGCGCGCCGGGGGTGACGACGCGCTGGCCGCCGTGCTGGCCGAGGGCCAACTGGACCTGCAGGCCAGCAGCGATTACGGGCAGGTGTTCGGCGAGATGCTGCGCGGCCAGGCCGATGCCCTGGATTCCCGCACCGCGGTGCTGATCGTCGGGGACGGCCGCAGCGGCGGGCTGCCGCCCGGCGTGGACCGGCTGCGGGCGCTGCGCCGGCGGGTGCACCGGCTGGCCTGGGTGACGCCCGAGCCGCACCGCTACTGGCGTCAGGCCACCTGTGCGATGCCGGACTATGCCCAGGTGTGCGACAAGGTGGTGGTGGCCGGTGACGCCGACGCGTTGTTGGCCCGCGCCGCCGAACTGGCACACGCTCTGTCTTGA